A region of Deinococcus rubellus DNA encodes the following proteins:
- a CDS encoding flavin-containing monooxygenase has product MPESPAASPSSQATVWPAVIVGAGPAGLAAAACLKRRGVNALLLEREPNLAATWRRHSDTLQLHTDKAHSALPYLHFPATTGRYPSRDQVVVYLETYARRLRLSPQFGTEVRRVVREEGGVWRVQTNRGEYRARHLVLATGNAATPVMPEWPGLEQFVGTVMHSSRWRSGLAFRGAQVLVIGAGNSGHEIALALQRCGAKVTWSVRGPVNVIPRDPLGLPLLSVALALDWLPARLRDALTFPLRWWLCRDLPRHGLRLLPFGPFQQIEQTGRVPIIDTGIVCAVLSGAVRVVGDVAGFGARQVKLASGETLDIDAVILATGYRPAAPYTRALAATADVHACGYRVAATGMLHAIAGEARQIAALIARQERLTRLSPP; this is encoded by the coding sequence ATGCCCGAGTCTCCAGCCGCTTCGCCCTCCTCTCAGGCCACCGTCTGGCCTGCCGTCATCGTGGGGGCAGGACCAGCCGGGCTGGCAGCGGCGGCCTGCCTGAAGCGGCGCGGTGTGAACGCCCTGCTGCTTGAGCGCGAACCAAACCTCGCCGCGACTTGGCGGCGACACTCCGATACGTTGCAGCTCCACACCGACAAGGCCCACTCGGCACTGCCGTACCTCCACTTCCCGGCAACCACCGGGCGCTATCCCAGCCGGGATCAGGTGGTGGTTTACCTGGAAACCTACGCGCGCCGCCTTCGGCTCAGTCCGCAGTTCGGCACCGAGGTCCGCCGCGTCGTCAGGGAGGAAGGAGGCGTGTGGCGCGTGCAGACCAACCGGGGCGAGTACCGCGCCCGGCATCTGGTGCTGGCAACGGGCAACGCCGCAACGCCGGTCATGCCCGAGTGGCCTGGTCTGGAGCAGTTCGTGGGCACAGTGATGCACAGTTCACGTTGGCGCAGCGGCCTGGCGTTCCGGGGCGCACAGGTGCTGGTGATCGGCGCAGGCAACTCCGGGCATGAGATTGCCCTGGCCTTGCAGCGCTGCGGCGCGAAGGTCACCTGGTCGGTGCGGGGACCGGTCAACGTGATTCCGCGCGACCCGCTGGGGCTGCCGCTCCTGAGCGTCGCGCTGGCCCTCGACTGGCTCCCGGCCCGGCTGCGCGACGCACTGACCTTTCCGCTGCGCTGGTGGCTGTGCCGCGACCTCCCCCGTCACGGCCTCCGCCTACTGCCGTTCGGGCCGTTTCAGCAGATCGAGCAGACCGGGCGCGTGCCGATCATCGACACCGGCATCGTCTGTGCCGTGCTCTCCGGCGCGGTGAGGGTCGTGGGAGACGTCGCCGGGTTCGGGGCGCGGCAGGTGAAACTGGCGAGCGGCGAAACCCTCGACATCGACGCCGTGATTCTCGCCACCGGCTACCGGCCCGCCGCCCCTTACACGCGGGCGCTGGCGGCTACGGCCGACGTTCACGCCTGCGGCTACCGGGTGGCGGCCACCGGAATGCTGCACGCCATCGCCGGAGAAGCCCGGCAGATCGCCGCCCTCATCGCCCGGCAGGAACGCTTGACGAGGCTTTCGCCGCCCTGA
- a CDS encoding phosphatase PAP2 family protein — MDSFWLAFTAFGADLVFIAVLTLYGWLVRPAGLRALGVAFALSYLVNSLLKYGLNLPRPFTNDPGAASAVAKATAGGPGLPSGHAQMSMTLWGGIAAQLRRPWVWGVLGLLVGLVSYSRLALHVHYPSDVLVGLLLGVLFAALATLDWRHGLLAPKVWLPALVLVIACLLPTRLPEEYSRGLGMLAGFWLAEPRYLPPSHWAGRIGVAVIGLVIVIGVYLGLSALAGLLPSALSGAARALRYFLLVLVAVWGVPALLRVWLRPVGV; from the coding sequence ATGGATTCCTTCTGGCTGGCCTTCACGGCATTCGGTGCCGACCTGGTCTTCATCGCGGTGCTGACCCTCTACGGCTGGCTGGTGCGGCCCGCGGGGCTGCGGGCGCTGGGCGTGGCCTTCGCGCTGAGCTACCTCGTCAATTCGCTGCTCAAGTACGGGCTGAACCTGCCGCGCCCCTTTACCAATGATCCGGGCGCGGCCAGCGCGGTCGCCAAAGCCACGGCGGGCGGTCCCGGTCTGCCCAGCGGCCACGCCCAGATGAGCATGACGCTGTGGGGCGGGATCGCGGCGCAACTCCGGCGGCCCTGGGTGTGGGGTGTGCTGGGCCTGCTGGTCGGGCTGGTGTCGTATTCGCGGCTGGCCCTGCACGTCCACTACCCATCCGATGTGCTGGTGGGCCTGCTGCTGGGGGTCCTCTTCGCAGCGCTGGCGACCCTCGACTGGCGGCACGGCCTCCTCGCACCGAAGGTGTGGCTCCCTGCCCTGGTGCTGGTCATCGCCTGTCTGCTGCCCACCCGCTTGCCGGAGGAGTACAGCCGGGGCCTGGGGATGCTGGCCGGGTTCTGGCTGGCCGAGCCGCGCTACCTGCCACCGAGTCACTGGGCCGGGCGCATCGGCGTGGCCGTGATCGGGCTGGTCATCGTGATCGGGGTGTACCTGGGTCTGAGTGCCCTGGCCGGGTTGCTGCCCAGCGCACTGAGCGGAGCCGCCCGCGCCCTGCGCTACTTCCTGCTGGTGCTGGTGGCCGTCTGGGGTGTTCCGGCGCTGCTGAGGGTATGGCTCAGACCGGTCGGTGTCTGA
- the rnr gene encoding ribonuclease R, whose product MPRKKQERPAPTATDVASAQEQALQPPQPSAPRQGRNGQRAAPRRNAASSPSWTDPVSDEVTPAAPTPQSVKLSKATITNKPTTPRRKKPDAAEATEPQAASPTTKLPAARAPRQTRRSKMQITELAITELAIAEPPVAATELPTEPATAVRRGRRSASTAAPTPDAAPTTAEMTRPGRRKKLIQSTEPEVALLEGTLPEAPVPAPQPVQVSEAAVPATPVKRGPGRPRKVRPTPELPVSEALEPVQLAPQLDPVAAEPLSASANPSAESISAPKRVSPRRGRPPKIVPERAAPDHADLNLTVTMLTDSQSGEAAADLSSGAEPADAGVQPAPSPRRGRPPRGQRLVSGTRTKAAVQELDELTPAEPLETQRVDEADDDQDSAEASSSNQNNVDQNGTHGVSAEARELITAQLRKLGRPVHVRDFERTFTRQGREKLGVRRDLAGLLEDLTRSGDVIRTRRHTYGLPEAMNLVRGRFQASSGGFGFVIPDSGGDDFYIREGETLEAWNGDIVLIRPEGSSGGTERYNERGRSGNRRNDSPRAAVVRIVNRAYSQLVGSLDHQQTYAFLKPDDHRARHRIMLMPGGTEGLPNGARVVTQLFWPEHTGEDEVYGEIVRVLGHEDDPATETQAVIVKYGLRDEFPPEVLHEADTIPTRLPDDALSGRLDLRDYHIFTVDGSDSKDFDDAIHIQATPEGTFVVGVHIADVSHYVSPGTALDDEAYARATSVYLPGKVLPMLPEHLSNGVCSLVPGEDRLTMSAMMELSGDGEILSTTFTPSVIRSKARLTYDEVQAYSEAVATLQGDARVLEGDLHLLLKITAKLRQKRLREGSLDFKLREVKVDVDKNGHMQLIPIREETARGMIEDLMLLANKAVAHFLLEKNVPTLFRIHEEPTLARFQDVTGAIGRMGLSFPGGQPTPQAYQAVLKAVRGTGQESAVNTLLLRSMQQAKYAGENLGHFGLAFAEYLHFTSPIRRYPDLLVHRALKAALSGPVSDRVRAELGTPLTEQGHHTSERERTASDAERDLTKYYQAKWAQEHLGESFEGRVSGVIASGLFVSLENGVEGRLHISNLGDDYYFYIEDASILKGRTNGRIYRIGESLDVTISGVNPLARQIDFTQFDQNQENSMDGNDPRPRARRREDRETQKREKLSSFLPRKPGDPEESSAEGNTAAPEQQGQQLQRPVNSSSSSSGTGNSVRREAPARSEGRSTQGTRGSTQGSTTQTSTQRSSERPNERPSGGFRRRVVTLDRPRNEHLRPVNVTVQRMYFGDWTLDNMPPEEGPGRESGNYRSNQPTFRGRSQNSGQAQRGGQGRSERPRGEAQGQRPRPAAPQAAAPAPSAESSAADEARHRRRRRGRRGGNGQSGQG is encoded by the coding sequence GTGCCGAGAAAGAAACAGGAGCGCCCAGCGCCCACCGCCACCGACGTTGCCTCAGCGCAGGAACAAGCGCTCCAACCGCCACAGCCGTCTGCGCCCCGCCAGGGCCGCAATGGTCAGCGGGCCGCGCCGCGCCGCAACGCCGCTTCCTCGCCCAGCTGGACTGATCCGGTGAGTGATGAAGTGACCCCCGCCGCCCCCACCCCCCAGAGCGTGAAGCTCTCCAAGGCCACGATCACGAACAAACCCACCACCCCCCGCCGCAAGAAACCCGACGCTGCCGAGGCCACCGAGCCGCAGGCCGCCTCCCCGACGACCAAGCTGCCCGCTGCCAGGGCACCGCGTCAGACCCGCCGCAGCAAGATGCAAATCACTGAACTGGCGATCACCGAACTGGCTATTGCTGAGCCGCCCGTCGCCGCAACTGAGTTGCCCACCGAGCCTGCCACAGCCGTCCGGCGCGGCAGACGAAGCGCCAGCACTGCCGCCCCCACACCTGACGCGGCCCCCACGACCGCTGAAATGACGAGGCCGGGACGCCGCAAAAAACTGATCCAGAGCACTGAACCGGAAGTGGCCTTATTGGAAGGCACCTTGCCGGAAGCACCCGTACCGGCTCCCCAGCCAGTTCAGGTCAGCGAGGCCGCCGTGCCCGCGACCCCAGTCAAACGCGGCCCAGGTCGGCCCAGAAAAGTGAGACCGACGCCTGAACTGCCTGTTTCGGAAGCGCTGGAGCCCGTCCAGTTGGCCCCACAGTTGGACCCAGTCGCCGCCGAACCACTGTCCGCGTCAGCCAACCCGAGCGCCGAGTCGATTAGTGCTCCCAAACGGGTCAGCCCGCGCCGGGGTCGCCCGCCTAAAATTGTGCCGGAGCGTGCCGCGCCAGATCACGCCGATCTGAATCTCACCGTGACCATGCTCACGGATTCCCAGTCCGGCGAGGCGGCGGCGGACCTGAGCAGCGGTGCCGAGCCTGCGGACGCTGGAGTTCAGCCCGCCCCGTCACCCCGGCGTGGACGCCCGCCCAGGGGCCAGCGACTCGTCAGCGGAACGCGGACGAAAGCAGCGGTTCAGGAGCTGGATGAGCTGACCCCCGCCGAACCATTGGAAACGCAGCGGGTGGATGAAGCGGACGACGATCAGGACAGTGCTGAAGCTTCCAGCAGCAATCAGAACAATGTCGATCAGAACGGCACGCACGGCGTCAGCGCCGAGGCCAGAGAGCTGATCACCGCGCAGCTTCGCAAGCTGGGCCGCCCGGTCCATGTCCGCGATTTCGAGCGCACCTTTACCCGCCAGGGCCGCGAGAAGCTGGGCGTTCGGCGCGATCTGGCCGGACTGCTCGAAGACCTGACCCGCAGCGGCGACGTGATCCGCACCCGCCGCCACACCTACGGTCTGCCCGAGGCCATGAATCTGGTGCGCGGGCGCTTTCAGGCGTCGAGCGGCGGCTTCGGCTTCGTCATCCCCGATTCGGGCGGCGACGACTTCTATATCCGCGAGGGTGAGACGCTCGAAGCCTGGAACGGCGATATCGTGCTGATCCGCCCGGAAGGCAGCAGCGGCGGCACCGAGCGCTACAACGAGCGCGGACGCAGCGGCAACCGCCGCAACGATTCTCCGCGCGCCGCCGTCGTGCGGATCGTCAACCGGGCCTACTCGCAGCTGGTCGGCTCGCTCGACCACCAGCAGACCTACGCTTTTCTCAAGCCCGACGACCACCGCGCCCGCCACCGCATCATGCTGATGCCCGGCGGCACCGAGGGGCTGCCCAACGGAGCGCGGGTGGTCACCCAGCTGTTCTGGCCCGAGCATACCGGCGAGGACGAAGTGTACGGCGAGATCGTGCGGGTGCTGGGCCATGAAGATGATCCGGCCACCGAAACTCAGGCGGTCATCGTCAAATACGGCCTGCGCGACGAGTTTCCGCCGGAGGTACTGCACGAGGCCGACACCATTCCCACCCGCCTGCCCGACGACGCCCTGAGCGGCCGACTCGATTTGCGCGATTACCATATTTTCACGGTGGACGGCAGCGATTCCAAGGATTTCGACGACGCCATTCACATTCAGGCGACCCCGGAAGGCACCTTCGTGGTGGGCGTTCACATTGCTGACGTGAGCCACTATGTCAGCCCCGGCACCGCGCTCGACGACGAGGCGTATGCCCGCGCCACCAGCGTCTATTTGCCGGGCAAGGTGCTGCCCATGCTGCCCGAGCACCTCAGCAACGGGGTGTGCAGCCTGGTGCCTGGCGAGGACCGCCTTACCATGAGCGCCATGATGGAGCTGTCCGGCGACGGCGAGATCCTCAGCACCACCTTCACGCCCAGCGTGATTCGCAGCAAGGCCCGGCTTACCTACGACGAGGTGCAGGCCTACTCGGAAGCGGTGGCCACCTTGCAGGGTGACGCCCGCGTGCTGGAAGGCGACCTGCATCTGCTCCTGAAAATCACCGCCAAGCTGCGTCAGAAACGGCTGCGTGAGGGCAGTCTCGACTTCAAGCTGCGCGAGGTCAAGGTGGATGTGGACAAGAACGGCCACATGCAGCTCATTCCCATCCGCGAGGAAACCGCGCGCGGCATGATCGAGGATTTGATGCTGCTGGCCAACAAGGCCGTGGCCCACTTCCTGCTCGAAAAGAATGTGCCGACCCTCTTCCGCATTCACGAGGAACCGACGCTGGCCCGCTTTCAGGACGTGACCGGGGCGATTGGCCGTATGGGGCTGAGTTTCCCCGGCGGCCAGCCGACCCCGCAGGCGTACCAGGCGGTGCTCAAGGCGGTGCGCGGCACCGGACAGGAAAGCGCCGTCAACACCTTGCTGCTCAGAAGCATGCAGCAGGCCAAGTACGCCGGGGAAAACCTGGGGCACTTCGGGCTGGCGTTTGCCGAGTATCTGCACTTCACCTCGCCGATTCGCCGCTACCCCGATCTGCTGGTGCACAGGGCACTCAAGGCGGCGCTGAGCGGCCCCGTTTCGGACCGGGTGCGTGCTGAACTGGGCACGCCACTGACCGAGCAGGGCCACCACACCTCCGAGCGTGAGCGCACTGCCAGCGACGCTGAGCGCGACCTGACCAAGTACTACCAGGCCAAGTGGGCGCAGGAACATCTCGGCGAGAGCTTCGAGGGCCGGGTCTCGGGCGTCATCGCCTCGGGCCTGTTCGTCTCGCTCGAAAACGGAGTGGAAGGCCGCCTGCACATCTCCAACCTGGGCGACGACTACTACTTCTACATCGAAGACGCCAGCATCCTCAAGGGCCGCACCAATGGCCGCATCTACCGCATCGGCGAGTCGCTGGACGTGACCATCAGCGGCGTCAACCCGCTGGCCCGCCAGATTGACTTCACTCAGTTTGATCAGAATCAGGAGAACAGTATGGACGGCAACGACCCCCGCCCCCGCGCCCGCCGCCGCGAAGACCGCGAGACGCAAAAACGCGAGAAACTCAGCAGTTTCCTGCCCCGCAAGCCGGGCGACCCCGAGGAAAGCAGCGCCGAGGGAAATACTGCTGCGCCCGAGCAGCAGGGCCAGCAACTCCAGCGCCCCGTCAACAGCTCCAGCAGCAGTAGCGGTACTGGCAACAGTGTGCGCCGCGAGGCTCCAGCACGCAGCGAGGGCCGAAGCACTCAGGGCACACGCGGAAGCACGCAGGGCAGCACCACCCAGACCAGCACCCAGCGTTCCAGCGAGCGGCCCAATGAGAGGCCCAGCGGCGGTTTTCGTCGCCGGGTGGTGACGCTGGACCGGCCCCGCAACGAGCACCTGCGCCCGGTCAACGTGACGGTGCAGCGCATGTACTTCGGCGACTGGACGCTCGATAATATGCCGCCGGAAGAAGGCCCGGGCCGTGAATCGGGCAACTACCGGAGCAACCAGCCAACGTTCCGGGGCCGCAGCCAGAACTCGGGGCAGGCTCAGCGCGGCGGGCAGGGGCGCAGCGAGCGCCCACGCGGCGAAGCCCAGGGCCAGCGCCCCCGACCAGCTGCCCCCCAGGCCGCCGCACCCGCGCCCAGTGCGGAGAGCAGCGCTGCCGATGAGGCCCGCCACCGCCGCCGCCGCCGGGGTCGCCGGGGAGGCAACGGCCAGAGCGGTCAGGGGTAA
- a CDS encoding S8 family serine peptidase, with translation MIRPIRSLARLSCALLLGTLPWPGLAHASVPAAPPASMAPVSPPTRAALPELQPLPAAPSVSAPLVPFATPKQTVPRQTLPKPASTLPLSTPVSAAVPGDPLYSQQWNLAAINMPAGWAVTPGEAVTVAVLDTGYVNDPELAGRLTSGYDFVSDPARSGDGDGRDADASGVGQFRYHGEGVANIIAAAHDSLGMAGINPRARIVAVRVAGEDGLIAPQDLIDGLRWAAGLRVIGAPLNLRPARIINLSLYADFVALTGCDAGVQRAVDELMAKGVLIVAGAANDAADAGGYSPAGCRGVLTVAATNRAGRRASYSNFGASVALAAPGGEQSGPLVFSSVEGEQRRSGTSFAAPQVTGVASLIMGLNPKLTPAQVITLLRRTAQPFVGGRCDADPAKSCGAGLLDAGAALRAAKASSSVPAGR, from the coding sequence ATGATCCGCCCCATTCGTTCGCTGGCCCGCCTGTCCTGCGCGCTGCTGCTCGGCACACTGCCCTGGCCGGGGCTGGCACACGCCAGTGTGCCTGCCGCGCCGCCCGCATCAATGGCCCCGGTCAGCCCACCCACCCGCGCCGCCCTGCCGGAACTCCAGCCGCTGCCCGCTGCGCCGAGCGTGTCCGCGCCGCTGGTGCCGTTCGCCACTCCAAAGCAAACGGTCCCGCGACAAACGTTACCGAAACCAGCTTCGACGCTGCCGCTCTCGACGCCGGTCAGCGCCGCTGTGCCAGGCGATCCGCTCTATTCGCAGCAGTGGAACCTGGCTGCCATCAACATGCCCGCTGGCTGGGCCGTGACGCCCGGCGAGGCCGTCACGGTGGCGGTGCTGGATACCGGCTATGTCAACGACCCGGAACTGGCCGGTCGGCTCACGAGCGGCTACGACTTCGTGTCGGACCCGGCCCGCTCCGGCGACGGCGATGGGCGCGATGCGGACGCCTCAGGCGTGGGGCAGTTTCGCTATCACGGCGAGGGGGTTGCCAACATCATCGCGGCGGCGCACGACTCACTCGGCATGGCGGGCATCAACCCGCGCGCACGTATCGTCGCCGTGCGGGTGGCGGGCGAGGACGGGTTGATCGCTCCGCAGGATCTGATCGACGGGCTGCGCTGGGCGGCGGGGCTGCGGGTCATCGGCGCGCCGCTCAACCTGCGCCCGGCCAGAATCATCAATCTCAGCCTCTACGCTGACTTCGTCGCCCTGACCGGCTGCGATGCTGGCGTGCAGCGGGCGGTGGACGAGTTGATGGCCAAAGGCGTGCTGATCGTCGCTGGGGCCGCCAACGACGCCGCCGACGCGGGTGGCTACAGTCCAGCAGGTTGCCGGGGCGTGCTGACGGTGGCCGCCACCAACCGGGCCGGGCGGCGGGCCAGCTATTCCAACTTCGGCGCGTCGGTGGCCCTTGCGGCTCCCGGCGGCGAGCAGAGTGGGCCACTCGTCTTCAGTTCGGTGGAGGGTGAGCAGCGCCGCAGCGGCACCAGCTTCGCCGCGCCGCAGGTGACGGGCGTGGCCAGCCTGATCATGGGCCTGAACCCAAAGCTGACGCCTGCCCAGGTCATCACTTTGCTCAGACGCACTGCCCAGCCGTTTGTCGGCGGCCGGTGCGATGCCGACCCGGCCAAGAGCTGCGGCGCGGGACTGCTTGACGCGGGCGCGGCGCTCAGGGCGGCGAAAGCCTCGTCAAGCGTTCCTGCCGGGCGATGA
- a CDS encoding SDR family NAD(P)-dependent oxidoreductase, with the protein MTPPSSHCTPRPVAVLTGASSGIGEATAAELARRGYALVLAARRLDKLEALCQRLDPGGEHSLAVQADVTDDTDRRRLIGQATLRFGHVDALINNAGVSIASGPWWDDPDPLRVLRTNLDAPIELTRLVLPAMRARRQGAVVNVASVAGLIAFQGLYSASKFGLRGFSLALRRELLGSGVNVSLVSPGFVRTELTARARLPMPGPDIVARAIADVLERPRREVVVPGWYRVPALLDTLFPGIVDQVVPLIQARRYR; encoded by the coding sequence GTGACTCCCCCATCTTCCCACTGCACCCCCCGCCCGGTGGCGGTGCTGACCGGCGCGTCGAGCGGCATCGGCGAGGCCACTGCCGCCGAACTGGCTCGCCGGGGTTACGCGCTGGTGCTGGCCGCCCGCCGACTGGACAAACTCGAAGCGCTCTGCCAGCGACTCGATCCCGGCGGTGAGCACTCACTGGCAGTGCAGGCCGACGTGACCGACGACACGGACCGGCGGCGGCTGATCGGGCAGGCCACCTTGCGCTTCGGGCACGTGGACGCCCTGATCAACAACGCGGGCGTGAGCATCGCCTCCGGCCCCTGGTGGGACGACCCTGACCCGCTGCGGGTGCTGCGAACCAACCTCGACGCGCCCATCGAGCTGACCCGGCTGGTGCTGCCGGCCATGCGCGCCCGCAGGCAAGGCGCGGTGGTCAACGTGGCCTCGGTGGCGGGCCTCATCGCCTTTCAGGGCCTGTACAGCGCCAGCAAGTTCGGGCTGCGCGGCTTCTCTCTGGCCCTGCGGCGCGAACTGCTGGGCAGCGGCGTGAACGTGTCGCTCGTCTCGCCGGGCTTTGTCAGAACCGAACTGACAGCCCGCGCCCGCCTGCCGATGCCGGGGCCGGACATCGTGGCCCGCGCCATCGCAGACGTGCTGGAGCGGCCCCGGCGCGAGGTGGTGGTGCCCGGCTGGTACCGGGTTCCCGCCTTGCTCGACACCCTTTTTCCTGGCATCGTGGACCAGGTCGTGCCCCTGATCCAGGCCCGGCGCTACCGCTGA
- a CDS encoding class I SAM-dependent methyltransferase: protein MNARDALLSRACGQNWPFGPLLAALNLPATAAVLDIGAGEGELLKNLRRRGHTGPLVGLDVHPGPGVQSGGAEALLFADAHFDATLLVRTLLHVTNPQRAVAQAIRVLNPGGMLVVAAQGAAHLAGFWALFDPPAAESADTLTERLLVPWPCERLDLVIPAVLEPEMVRLLAASYDLPAVNVSAALPDRLHLAVFRLIC from the coding sequence ATGAACGCCCGTGATGCCCTGCTCTCCCGTGCCTGTGGTCAAAATTGGCCGTTTGGTCCGCTTTTAGCAGCTCTCAACCTCCCGGCCACCGCTGCGGTGCTCGACATCGGCGCAGGCGAAGGCGAGCTGCTCAAAAACCTGCGGCGGCGGGGCCACACCGGACCGTTGGTCGGCCTCGATGTGCATCCAGGGCCGGGTGTGCAATCAGGAGGAGCCGAGGCGCTGCTGTTTGCAGATGCTCACTTCGACGCGACGCTTCTGGTCCGAACGCTCCTGCATGTCACCAATCCCCAGCGGGCAGTAGCGCAAGCCATTCGGGTCCTGAACCCCGGTGGAATGCTGGTGGTGGCCGCGCAGGGTGCAGCGCATCTGGCGGGATTCTGGGCGCTCTTCGACCCGCCTGCGGCAGAATCGGCGGATACGCTTACCGAGCGGCTGCTCGTCCCGTGGCCGTGTGAGCGCCTGGACCTGGTGATTCCCGCAGTGCTGGAGCCGGAAATGGTCCGCTTATTGGCAGCGAGTTACGACCTGCCCGCCGTCAACGTATCGGCGGCCCTGCCTGACCGCTTACATCTGGCCGTGTTCCGGCTCATCTGTTGA
- a CDS encoding App1 family protein: MDSGQHASDQGSGPLRQTRLLSRLGQFVRRQLSLKQLGRLLQPTFERLLALADTRFSAFIQPRRRRGDIIITPYTGWGTPQHLELTGRVLLPRTLAAPKRGDPRWRNFVGILRRLLSREVGGVTVHGVLEGHTVSAVSDIGGYFTLIWERAQAVTTTVAADMGGWLEASLYIEGRSKTTFAPIRVVRQPRFGIISDLDDTVLKSDVTSLPQMLGTVLTGNARTRLPFPGVSALYRALVREKVGANPIFYVSSSPWNFYDLLWTFLKYRRLPLGPIFLRDWGAELFSGGSHHKHTIIERLMRTYPALPFVLIGDSGEQDPEIYAEVVRRNPGRVLAVYIRKVTGAARDEGVQQLRVEVQKAGTELVLTRDSLAAAFHAMAMGLISPAELRSVIQSVEKSFAQNPFAPSALAPASFNSDPTGSGPVSPATLSPAPLTQRPRRKPG; this comes from the coding sequence ATGGATTCAGGCCAGCACGCTTCAGACCAGGGGTCAGGGCCGCTCAGACAAACGCGGCTGCTCTCCCGGCTGGGGCAGTTTGTGCGGCGGCAACTCAGCCTCAAGCAGCTCGGCAGGCTTTTGCAACCCACCTTCGAGCGGCTGCTGGCCCTCGCCGACACCCGCTTCTCGGCCTTCATCCAGCCGCGCCGCCGCAGGGGCGACATCATCATCACACCGTACACCGGCTGGGGGACCCCGCAGCATCTCGAACTCACCGGGCGGGTCCTGCTGCCGCGCACCCTGGCGGCCCCGAAACGCGGCGATCCGAGGTGGCGCAACTTCGTCGGCATCCTGCGGCGGCTGCTCTCGCGCGAGGTCGGCGGCGTCACCGTTCACGGCGTCTTGGAAGGCCACACCGTCAGCGCCGTGTCGGACATCGGCGGCTACTTCACGCTGATCTGGGAGCGCGCCCAGGCAGTAACCACGACTGTGGCGGCCGATATGGGCGGCTGGCTGGAAGCCTCGCTCTACATCGAGGGCCGCAGCAAAACCACCTTCGCACCGATCCGGGTCGTGCGTCAGCCGAGATTCGGTATCATCAGCGACCTCGACGACACGGTGCTCAAGTCGGACGTGACCAGCCTACCGCAGATGCTCGGCACAGTCCTGACCGGCAACGCCCGCACCCGATTGCCGTTTCCCGGCGTGAGCGCGCTTTACCGGGCGCTGGTGCGCGAGAAGGTCGGGGCCAATCCGATCTTTTACGTGTCGAGCAGTCCCTGGAACTTCTACGATCTGCTGTGGACCTTTCTCAAGTACCGCCGCCTGCCGCTGGGGCCGATTTTTCTGCGCGACTGGGGCGCGGAGCTGTTTTCCGGCGGCAGCCACCACAAGCACACCATTATTGAGAGGCTGATGCGAACTTACCCGGCGCTGCCCTTCGTACTGATCGGCGACAGCGGCGAGCAGGACCCCGAAATCTACGCCGAGGTGGTCCGGCGCAATCCGGGGCGGGTGCTGGCCGTCTACATCCGCAAGGTGACCGGCGCGGCCCGCGACGAGGGTGTGCAGCAGCTGCGCGTTGAGGTGCAGAAGGCGGGCACTGAACTGGTCCTGACCCGCGACTCGCTGGCCGCCGCTTTTCACGCGATGGCAATGGGCCTGATCTCGCCTGCCGAGTTGCGAAGCGTAATTCAGTCGGTGGAGAAGTCGTTTGCCCAGAATCCGTTCGCACCCTCCGCCCTCGCCCCGGCTTCATTCAACTCAGACCCAACCGGTTCAGGCCCAGTCAGTCCAGCCACACTGAGCCCGGCCCCGCTGACCCAGCGGCCCAGACGCAAGCCCGGGTAA